The following are encoded together in the Chaetodon auriga isolate fChaAug3 chromosome 4, fChaAug3.hap1, whole genome shotgun sequence genome:
- the LOC143319033 gene encoding protein phosphatase 1 regulatory subunit 29-like, with amino-acid sequence MASRPRLSSLSPSLFLSLLLPALLLVHLPAMVKGDCWLIEGDKGYVWLAICSQNQPPYETIPQHINSTVHDLRLNENKLKAVLFTSMFRFTNLTDLNLTKNEISYIEDGAFAGQANLQVLQLGYNKLTNLTEGMLRGLGRMQCLFLQHNLIEVIATNAFWECPSLSSLDLSSNKLARLDPSTFTVLNRLMVCELAGNPFHCGCDLYSFLTWLEAFNNVTHTYDRLQCETPLEMTGYPLLSPVPGHGRNARYALLSKCRDGVIIPGMTSQTPDQDGSGMGLDNPDQGLYHQPTISSTADPTYSHQISMKLQSISLYTASLIVQIPRPYSKMYILSQYNYTFVADIMPLKLKKETVTLDKLKPHTNYTFCVASVSKSQRYNHTCLSFTTRAMGTEDPRTNPSTTTHYIMTILGCLFGMVIVLGFVYYCLRRRRIQEEKQKAISVKKTILEMRYGPEAAAAVANDPGAMQRLQEQAHHQHHHSGGTGGKLPPSASSSTGMLHGSANTSSSRLSTLPQVEKMATAFSEAIGSKGNYMDVRTAGVAVEGREGGVAVGGPGVGGEVVVDMRGGAENGTEAGEDSDDDGRGSASEISTIAKEVDKVNQIINNCIDALKLDASANVVTTADNANSVSSSQPPTCISSLPRNLLPLSPGHPGDQIMASSPKVHPKSHPLPHPQPHPQPHPQPHPQLHQQPHPPSMAPVPLVMPLSERPGISGGGFLSPPYRDPPPANAVRPLQRQLSADTAVVKNRCGAPAVGSVKSTRVFSVDIPEQRSDPPKYPTDKGSPVGCGGGSGSGGGGGVGGCNGNGMGSINGGGVSVNGGGMGCNNGSGGGGGVVGPGQQQHHLEVQQDYHSSEHRHSFPALYYEGVHDSPSPAQKASFLKPLGRTKRDATATYSQLSPSRHHNYNSGYSSSPEYSSESTLRIWERFRPYKKSPREEASYIAAGHALRKKVQFAKDEDLHDILDYWKGVSAQQKL; translated from the exons ATGGCCAGCAGACCGCGTTtgtcctccctgtctccctccctgtttctctccctcctgctccctgCACTGTTGCTCGTCCACTTGCCTGCCATGGTGAAAGGGGACTGCTGGCTGATAGAGGGGGATAAAGGATACGTTTGGCTGGCTATCTGCAGTCAGAACCAGCCTCCATACGAGACCATCCCCCAGCACATCAACAGCACG GTTCATGACCTGAGGCTGAATGAGAACAAACTTAAGGCTGTGCTCTTTACATCCATGTTCCGCTTCACAAACCTCACTGACCTCAATCTTACCAAGAACGAGATCAGCTACATTGAGGATGGGGCCTTTGCTGGACAGGCCAACCTACAG gtTCTCCAGCTGGGCTACAACAAGCTTACCAACTTGACTGAGGGCATGTTGAGAGGTCTGGGTCGAATGCAGTGCCTCTTCTTGCAACACAACCTCATTGAGGTCATTGCCACCAATGCCTTCTGGGAGTGCCCCAGCCTCAGCAGCCTGGACTTATCTTCTAATAAGTTAGCCCGTCTTGACCCATCTACCTTCACTGTCCTCAACAGGCTGATGGTATGTGAACTAGCAGGAAACCCGTTCCACTGTGGCTGTGATCTCTACAGCTTTCTCACCTGGCTGGAGGCGTTTAACAATGTTACCCACACCTACGACCGTCTCCAGTGTGAAACCCCTCTTGAAATGACTGGTTATCCACTTCTGAGCCCAGTACCCGGACATGGAAGAAATGCCCGTTACGCTCTTTTGTCTAAGTGTCGTGATGGTGTGATAATTCCAGGGATGACTTCCCAGACGCCAGATCAAGATGGCTCAGGGATGGGTTTGGACAACCCAGACCAAGGTCTGTACCACCAGCCAACCATATCTTCCACTGCTGACCCCACCTATAGCCATCAGATTTCTATGAAGCTTCAAAGCATCTCCCTCTACACTGCTTCTCTAATCGTGCAGATCCCACGACCATACAGTAAGATGTACATCCTCTCCCAGTACAACTACACTTTTGTTGCAGACATCATGCCCCTTAAACTTAAGAAGGAGACGGTCACTTTGGACAAGCTGAAACCTCACACAAACTACACCTTTTGTGTGGCTTCTGTCAGCAAATCTCAGCGCTACAACCACACTTGTCTGTCCTTTACCACAAGAGCTATGGGAACAGAGGATCCACGGACCAATCCATCCACAACTACCCACTACATCATGACTATTTTGGGATGTCTGTTTGGCATGGTCATTGTGCTTGGATTTGTCTATTACTGTCTCAGACGGCGACGCATCcaggaagagaagcagaaagctATAAGTGTGAAGAAAACAATTTTGGAGATGAg GTATGGTCCAGAGGCGGCTGCAGCAGTGGCCAATGACCCAGGTGCCATGCAGCGTCTCCAGGAACAGGctcaccaccagcaccaccattCAGGAGGAACAGGAGGCAAACTTCCACCGTCTGCCTCCTCAAGCACGGGCATGCTCCACGGCTCAGCAAACACTAGTTCTTCTCGCCTCTCCACTTTGCCGCAGGTGGAAAAAATGGCCACTGCCTTCTCTGAAGCAATAGGTAGCAAGGGAAACTACATGGATGTGAGGACGGCAGGAGTGGCAGTggaaggcagggagggaggggtggcaGTTGGAGGACCAGGGGTAGGAGGGGAAGTAGTTGTGGATATGCGAGGTGGGGCTGAGAATGGGACAGAGGCTGGGGAGGATTCGGATGACGACGGCCGTGGCTCAGCATCAGAGATCTCCACCATTGCCAAGGAGGTGGACAAGGTGAACCAGATCATCAACAACTGCATTGATGCCCTGAAACTGGATGCTTCTGCTAATGTTGTAACCACGGCTGACAATGCAaactctgtgtcctcctcccAGCCTCCAACTTGCATCTCGTCCCTCCCCCGGAACCTCCTGCCCCTCTCCCCAGGCCACCCTGGAGATCAGATCATGGCCTCCTCCCCAAAGGTGCATCCAAAGTCTCACCCCCTGCCTCATCCTCAGCCACATCCTCAGCCACATCCTCAGCCTCATCCTCAGCTACATCAGCAGCCTCATCCACCTTCTATGGCCCCAGTGCCACTGGTCATGCCTCTGTCTGAGCGACCGGGAATCAGCGGTGGGGGCTTCCTTTCCCCTCCTTATCGTGACCCACCCCCAGCCAATGCAGTGCGGCCCCTTCAAAGGCAGTTGAGTGCTGACACTGCTGTGGTAAAGAACCGTTGTGGTGCCCCTGCTGTGGGATCTGTCAAGAGCACCAGAGTGTTCAGTGTCGATATCCCTGAGCAGCGCAGCGATCCGCCCAAATACCCAACAGACAAAGGCAGCCCTGTGGGTTGTGGTGGAGGGAGTGGAAGTGGAGGGGGTGGTGGAGTAGGGGGCTGCAATGGGAATGGGATGGGAAGCATAAATGGTGGTGGTGTGAGTGTAAATGGGGGTGGAATGGGGTGTAATAATgggagtggaggtggaggtggggtggTGGGccctggacagcagcagcatcacttgGAGGTACAGCAAGACTACCACAGTTCCGAGCACCGCCACTCCTTTCCTGCACTCTACTATGAGGGCGTCCACGACTCACCCTCACCCGCCCAAAAGGCCTCATTCCTCAAGCCACTGGGCCGCACCAAGAGGGATGCCACAGCCACCTACTCCCAGCTCTCACCCTCTCGTCACCACAACTACAACTCTGGCTACTCCTCCAGTCCAGAGTATTCGTCTGAGAGCACACTGCGGATCTGGGAGCGATTCCGGCCTTACAAGAAAAGCCCCAGAGAGGAAGCATCCTATATAGCAGCAGGCCATGCCCTGCGTAAGAAGGTTCAGTTTGCCAAGGACGAGGACCTTCATGATATTTTGGACTATTGGAAGGGGGTTTCTGCCCAGCAGAAGCTGTGA